Proteins from a single region of Sporosarcina sp. P33:
- a CDS encoding LemA family protein produces MKRIAGPLIGVIVLVVIAAIMIVPSYNKLVNLEEDVDQSYAQIETQLQRRVDLIPNLVNTVKGYASHEKEVLENIAEARSKMAGAKGPEEQAAADSELSGALSRLLVVVENYPDLKANQNFQQLMDELAGTENRIAVARKDYNDVVSVFNRKVKRFPGKIIASIFGFDEKEYFKAVEGAQQPPSVDFGDDVK; encoded by the coding sequence ATGAAGAGAATAGCAGGCCCGCTTATAGGAGTTATCGTGTTAGTGGTCATTGCGGCGATAATGATCGTTCCTTCGTACAATAAGTTAGTCAATTTGGAAGAGGACGTCGATCAGTCGTATGCGCAGATCGAAACGCAATTACAGCGAAGAGTGGACTTAATTCCAAACTTAGTAAATACAGTGAAAGGGTACGCCTCACATGAGAAAGAAGTGCTGGAGAACATTGCAGAAGCCCGCAGCAAGATGGCAGGTGCGAAAGGCCCTGAAGAACAGGCAGCCGCAGACTCCGAGCTTTCAGGCGCATTGAGCAGGCTGCTCGTCGTTGTCGAGAACTATCCGGATTTAAAAGCCAATCAGAACTTCCAGCAGTTAATGGATGAACTCGCGGGAACGGAAAACCGCATCGCAGTTGCGCGAAAAGATTATAATGACGTAGTTTCCGTTTTCAATCGGAAAGTCAAACGATTCCCGGGAAAAATTATCGCTTCTATCTTTGGATTTGACGAAAAAGAATACTTCAAAGCGGTCGAAGGGGCGCAACAACCGCCATCAGTCGATTTCGGGGATGACGTGAAGTGA
- a CDS encoding metal ABC transporter ATP-binding protein: protein MISPITVNNISVSYDGDEVVKDVSFSFGPGSLIGVLGPNGAGKSTLMKAMLGLIHKDHGDVKIGSKPVDSMRKQIAYVPQRSNIDWNFPIIVKDTVLLGTYPKTGLFRRPRKADKEWAMECLKQVGMENFANRQIGELSGGQQQRVFLARALAQNADYFFLDEPFVGIDVSSEEIIIGILRELQAAGKIIFVVHHDLSKVKSYFDGLILINKELIDAGPVNEVFQSDNMTKAYNREFMLDGLGVTP from the coding sequence ATGATTTCACCGATAACGGTTAACAATATTTCCGTTTCATATGACGGCGATGAAGTAGTAAAAGACGTATCGTTTTCATTCGGTCCCGGCAGCCTGATCGGAGTGCTCGGTCCAAACGGCGCCGGCAAATCGACTTTAATGAAGGCGATGCTCGGCTTAATCCATAAAGATCACGGAGATGTGAAAATCGGCAGTAAGCCGGTCGATTCTATGCGTAAACAGATCGCATACGTTCCGCAGCGTTCCAATATCGACTGGAACTTCCCTATCATCGTAAAAGACACGGTGTTGCTTGGGACGTATCCGAAGACAGGTTTATTCAGACGTCCGCGCAAAGCGGATAAGGAATGGGCAATGGAATGTCTGAAACAGGTAGGCATGGAAAATTTCGCGAACCGCCAAATCGGTGAATTATCCGGCGGGCAGCAGCAGCGTGTATTCCTTGCGCGCGCACTGGCTCAAAATGCCGATTACTTTTTCCTGGATGAACCATTTGTAGGGATCGACGTTTCCAGTGAAGAAATTATCATCGGGATTCTGCGCGAACTGCAGGCTGCCGGCAAAATTATTTTCGTCGTTCACCATGACTTATCCAAAGTGAAAAGTTACTTTGATGGACTGATTCTTATCAACAAAGAGCTGATCGACGCCGGCCCTGTCAACGAGGTATTCCAGTCAGATAATATGACGAAAGCATACAACCGGGAATTTATGCTTGATGGTTTGGGGGTCACACCGTAA
- a CDS encoding metal ABC transporter permease — MEFIQDIMTYGFLQKALITSVMVGIICGVIGSFIVLRGMALMGDAISHAVLPGVAISYMLGINYFYGAVLTGVLTAFGIGAISQNSRIKNDSSIGIVFSAAFALGIILITRAKSATDLTQILFGNVLSVRSSDMWVTLIIGAIVILVVVLFFKELLVSSFDETMAAAYGLKTRLIHYAIMFLLTLVTVASLQTVGVILVVSLLITPASTAYLLTNRLSVMVVLAACFGAVSSIIGLYFSFLYNMPSGPVIALATTAIFILAFLFSPKQGVIVSKFRSKSKRKAIAR, encoded by the coding sequence ATGGAATTTATTCAAGACATCATGACGTACGGTTTTCTGCAGAAAGCTCTGATTACGTCGGTTATGGTCGGTATCATTTGCGGAGTCATCGGCAGTTTCATCGTACTTCGCGGCATGGCTTTAATGGGAGACGCAATTTCCCATGCGGTGCTTCCGGGTGTGGCTATTTCCTATATGCTCGGCATTAACTATTTCTATGGTGCGGTACTGACAGGTGTGCTGACAGCATTCGGTATTGGCGCGATTTCTCAAAACAGCCGCATCAAAAATGACTCCTCTATCGGAATCGTCTTTTCCGCAGCATTCGCACTTGGAATTATTTTAATTACACGGGCAAAAAGTGCCACGGACTTAACGCAAATTTTATTCGGTAACGTATTGTCTGTCCGCAGTTCCGATATGTGGGTGACATTAATTATAGGAGCCATCGTCATCTTGGTTGTCGTTCTATTCTTTAAAGAGCTTCTCGTTTCCAGTTTTGATGAAACGATGGCGGCAGCTTACGGCTTGAAGACGCGTTTGATTCACTATGCCATTATGTTTTTACTGACTTTAGTTACAGTCGCTTCATTACAGACGGTCGGTGTTATTTTGGTTGTCTCTTTATTGATTACACCAGCTTCCACCGCCTACCTGTTAACGAACCGCTTATCGGTCATGGTGGTGCTCGCCGCATGTTTCGGTGCGGTATCTTCTATCATCGGACTGTATTTCAGTTTCTTGTACAATATGCCGTCAGGGCCTGTTATTGCATTGGCAACGACAGCGATTTTCATTCTGGCATTTCTGTTCTCCCCTAAGCAAGGGGTCATTGTCAGCAAGTTTCGTTCAAAATCTAAACGCAAGGCAATTGCCAGATAA
- a CDS encoding metal ABC transporter solute-binding protein, Zn/Mn family: protein MKNLAKWLTLSLLAVFMLAACGNDDEGKKTEGADDGDKAAEAGDKLKVVTSFTIIADMAREIGGDYVEVYNLVPTGTDPHEYEPLPNDIKAATDADVLFYNGLNLEGGEKGWFFKMMDSVGQKDENIYSLTEEVEPMYLGSEDGREEEINPHAFIDPAVGVKMAEAMRDALIEKHPANADKIREQGDTYVQRLQELDDEFAERIATVPEENRVLVTSERAFQYLNDHYGLKEAFIWEIDTEENGSPKQIKELIHYIKEHKVPVLFVESNVDTRPMETVSAETGVPIAEKPIYSDEIGNPGDEVDTYVKYLTYNMNLIHDELSKER, encoded by the coding sequence ATGAAAAATTTAGCAAAATGGCTGACATTGTCTTTGCTCGCTGTCTTTATGCTGGCAGCGTGCGGCAATGATGATGAAGGCAAAAAGACAGAAGGTGCGGATGACGGAGACAAGGCAGCAGAGGCTGGCGACAAACTGAAGGTCGTTACATCGTTTACTATCATTGCGGACATGGCACGTGAAATCGGCGGAGACTATGTAGAGGTCTACAATTTGGTGCCGACTGGAACAGACCCTCACGAATATGAGCCATTGCCGAATGATATCAAAGCAGCGACTGACGCTGACGTATTATTCTATAACGGACTGAACTTGGAAGGCGGAGAAAAAGGATGGTTCTTCAAAATGATGGACTCCGTCGGCCAGAAAGATGAAAACATCTACAGTTTGACAGAAGAAGTTGAACCGATGTATCTCGGCAGTGAAGACGGCCGAGAGGAAGAAATCAATCCGCACGCATTTATCGATCCGGCTGTCGGTGTGAAAATGGCCGAAGCTATGCGCGACGCTTTGATTGAAAAACACCCGGCGAACGCCGACAAAATCCGAGAGCAAGGCGATACCTATGTTCAGCGTCTGCAGGAACTTGACGATGAATTCGCCGAACGTATCGCAACTGTACCAGAAGAAAACCGTGTGCTCGTTACCAGTGAACGTGCTTTCCAATACTTGAATGACCATTACGGCCTAAAAGAAGCATTCATCTGGGAAATTGACACAGAAGAGAACGGTTCACCTAAGCAGATTAAAGAACTCATTCATTACATTAAAGAACATAAAGTTCCTGTCTTGTTCGTAGAATCCAACGTGGACACCCGTCCAATGGAAACTGTTTCTGCAGAGACTGGTGTTCCGATTGCGGAAAAGCCGATCTACTCTGATGAAATCGGTAATCCTGGTGACGAGGTCGATACGTATGTGAAGTATTTGACCTACAACATGAACCTAATCCATGACGAATTAAGCAAAGAACGATAA
- a CDS encoding helix-turn-helix transcriptional regulator codes for MNSEQMERYLKTIGDKSRLQLLKALERGPLCICDLNLLLDVSQPAVSQHMHRLKKDGVVHDERRGRWVYWSLNTHHAHHGLLLELLKLLPVPAAEESREENACK; via the coding sequence ATGAATTCTGAACAGATGGAACGCTATTTAAAAACTATTGGCGACAAATCCAGATTGCAGCTGCTGAAGGCTCTTGAACGGGGGCCGTTATGCATTTGCGACTTGAACTTGCTGCTTGATGTCTCGCAGCCGGCAGTCAGTCAGCATATGCACAGACTGAAGAAAGACGGTGTTGTGCACGATGAACGGCGCGGACGCTGGGTATACTGGTCGCTGAATACGCACCACGCCCACCATGGTCTGCTGCTGGAATTACTGAAGCTGCTGCCGGTGCCTGCAGCTGAAGAGAGCCGGGAGGAAAACGCATGCAAATAA